A window from Drosophila miranda strain MSH22 chromosome Y unlocalized genomic scaffold, D.miranda_PacBio2.1 Contig_Y2_pilon, whole genome shotgun sequence encodes these proteins:
- the LOC117193404 gene encoding uncharacterized protein LOC117193404 isoform X2, which translates to MAAVSDDFAKKCELKQNETLGRFVVAQCDLSAGETLLLEQPIVVLPHIGDRRCSKCFKLTANFCGVGRESRSPIPPPMLHHGLCNFFIFKKVPTPLLV; encoded by the exons ATGGCTGCAGTCTCCGACGATTTTGCCAAGAAATGCGAGCTGAAGCAGAACGAGACGCTGGGCAG atttgtggtagCCCAATGCGATCTCAGCGCTGGAGAAACTCTGCTTCTGGAGCAGCCTATTGTGGTCCTGCCCCACATTGGCGACAGACGCTGTTCCAAGTGCTTCAAGCTTACCGCCAACTTCTGCGGGGTGGGTCGAGAATCTCGATCCCCGATTCCTCCACCGATGCTGCACCATGGCTTAtgtaatttttttatttttaagaAAGTGCCGACTCCTCTCCTTGTGTGA
- the LOC117193404 gene encoding uncharacterized protein LOC117193404 isoform X1 yields the protein MRYPSTIAITYFESVLSNRNRYNCMEQPCKKLLARRVELCSDLLPVCRAVVPGLSKLYAIALFEYLLALVELIELQFAESDPDKKEYVAQLKIGSQVAKEALDLLRFEPENSAEGYLSDRISMELERIDSDLMKYGGR from the exons atgcgatatcCGAGCACCATAGCGATAACCTACTTTGAATCGGTATTGTCCAACCGCAACCGTTACAACTGCATGGAGCAGCCCTGCAAGAAACTCCTCGCCCGCCGCGTCGAATTGTGCTCCGATCTACTTCCGGTGTGTCGAGCAGTGGTTCCCGGCCTCTCCAAGCTCTACGCCATTGCACTCTTCGAGTATCTGCTGGCGCTTGTGGAGCTCATAGAACTACAGTTTGCCGAGAGCGATCCGGACAAGAAGGAATATGTG GCTCAGTTGAAGATTGGCAGTCAGGTGGCCAAGGAAGCCCTCGATTTGCTTCGCTTTGAGCCGGAGAACTCAGCCGAGGGATATCTCTCCGACCGGATCTCCATGGAACTAGAGCGAATTGATTCAGATTTAATGAAGTATGGCGGCCGGTAG